The following coding sequences are from one Pseudopipra pipra isolate bDixPip1 chromosome 16, bDixPip1.hap1, whole genome shotgun sequence window:
- the DCTN5 gene encoding dynactin subunit 5 has product MELSEMLYNKSEYIETASGNKVSRQSVLCGSQNIVLNGKTIVMNDCIIRGDLANVRVGRHCVVKSRSVIRPPFKKFSKGVAFFPLHIGDHVFIEEDCVVNAAQIGSYVHIGKNCVIGRRCVLKDCCKILDNTVLPPETVVPPFTVFSGCPGLFSGELPECTQELMIDVTKSYYQKFLPLTQVASARA; this is encoded by the exons ATGGAGCTCAGCGAGATGCTGTACAACAAGTCCGAGTACATCGAGACG GCCTCCGGCAACAAGGTGAGCCGGCAGTCCGTGCTGTGCGGCAGCCAGAACATCGTCCTCAACGGCAAG ACGATAGTTATGAACGACTGCATCATCCGTGGGGACCTGGCCAACGTGCGGGTGGGACGGCACTGCGTGGTCAAGAGCCGCAGCGTCATCAGGCCGCCCTTCAAGAAGTTCAGTAAAGG GGTGGctttcttccctctccacatTGGTGACCACGTGTTCATAGAAGAGGACTGTGTTGTCAACGCGGCCCAGATCGGCTCCTACGTGCACATAGGCAAGAACTGCGTCATT GGTCGTAGATGTGTTTTGAAAGACTGCTGCAAGATCTTGGACAACACAGTACTCCCTCCTGAAACTGTAGTCCCACCTTTCACTGTTTTCTCAGGCTGCCCAG GACTCTTCTCTGGGGAGCTCCCAGAATGCACCCAGGAACTCATGATTGACGTTACCAAGAGCTATTACCAGAAGTTCTTGCCACTCACTCAG GTGGCCTCTGCCAGGGCCTAA
- the PLK1 gene encoding serine/threonine-protein kinase PLK1 — protein MSAAGGKAARPAALAEPPRTEPARAAAAAGGKEVPKVLVDPRTRRSFVRGRFLGKGGFARCYELAEAESREVFAGKVVPKSLLVKPHQKEKMSMEIAIHRSLSHRHVVGFQGFFEDADFVYVVLELCRRRSLLELHKRRKALSEPEVRYYLRQTILGCQYLHSHRVIHRDLKLGNLFLSDDMEVKIGDFGLATKVEYDGERKKTLCGTPNYIAPEVLGKKGHSFEVDIWSIGCIMYTLLVGKPPFETSCLKETYLRIKKNEYTIPKHINPVAANLIQKMLRSDPATRPTIDELLNDEFFTSGYIPSRLPTSCLTVAPRFSIAPSGMELGRKPLTALNKGLDSPALENLPEKEEAAGLREVGDAVTCHLADMLQQLTAVNAAKPSERVAVRQEEAEDPACIPIFWVSKWVDYSDKYGLGYQLCDNSVGVLFNDSTRLIMYNDGDNLQYIEQNSTESYFTVRSYPSTLNKKITLLKYFRNYMSEHLLKAGANITPREGDELARLPYLCTWFRTRSAIVLHLSNGTVQINFFQDHTKVILCPLMAAVTYIDEKRDFRTYKLSLIEEHGCCKELASRLRYARTMVEKLLSSKSGSGRAKPSA, from the exons ATGAGCGCGGCGGGCGGGAAGGCGGCGCGGCCGGCGGCGCTGGCGGAGCCGCCCCGCACGGAGCCggcccgggcggcggcggcggcgggcgggaaGGAGGTGCCGAAGGTGCTCGTGGACCCGCGCACCCGGCGCAGCTTCGTGCGCGGGCGGTTCCTGGGCAAGGGCGGCTTCGCGCGGTGCTACGAGCTGGCCGAGGCCGAGAGCCGGGAGGTGTTCGCGGGGAAGGTGGTGCCCAAGTCGCTGCTGGTGAAGCCGCACCAGAAAGAGAAGATGTCCATGGAGATCGCCATCCACCGTAGCCTCTCTCACCGTCATGTCGTCGGCTTCCAGGGCTTCTTCGAGGACGCCGACTTTGTCTATGTCGTGCTGGAGCTCTGCCGCCGCAGG TcgctgctggagctgcacaaGCGGCGGAAGGCGCTGAGCGAGCCCGAGGTGCGGTACTACCTGCGCCAGACCATCCTGGGCTGCCAGTACCTGCACAGCCACCGCGTCATCCACCGCGACCTCAagctgggcaacctgttcctcAGCGACGACATGGAGGTGAAGATCG GTGACTTTGGTCTGGCCACCAAGGTCGAGTACGACGGTGAGCGCAAGAAGACGCTGTGTGGGACCCCCAACTATATTGCCCCAGAGGTGCTGGGCAAGAAGGGGCACAGCTTTGAGGTGGACATCTGGTCCATCGGCTGCATCAT GTACACTCTGCTGGTGGGGAAACCTCCCTTTGAGACTTCTTGTCTAAAGGAAACGTACCTCCGGATCAAGAAGAACGAGTATACCATTCCTAAG CACATCAACCCCGTGGCTGCAAACCTCATCCAGAAGATGCTGAGGTCCGACCCTGCCACGCGCCCGACCATTGACGAGCTGCTGAATGACGAGTTCTTCACCTCGGGCTACATCCCCAGCCGCCTGCCCACCAGCTGCCTCACGGTCGCGCCCCGGTTCTCCATCGCTCCCAGCGGGATGGAGCTCGGGCGGAAACCGCTGACGGCGCTCAACAAAG GACTGGACAGCCCTGCACTGGAGAACTTGCCAGAAAAGGAGGAAGCAGCGGGACTGCGGGAGGTGGGAGATGCTGTCACCTGCCACCTGGCTGACATGTTGCAGCAGCTGACAGCAGTCAATGCAGCCAAGCCCTCTGAGAGAGTGGCAGTGAGACAAG AAGAAGCCGAGGACCCAGCCTGTATTCCCATCTTCTGGGTTAGCAAATGGGTGGACTACTCAGATAAATATGGACTAG GTTACCAGCTGTGTGACAACAGTGTCGGGGTTCTCTTCAATGACTCCACTCGCCTCATCATGTACAACGATGGGGACAACCTGCAGTACATTGAGCAGAACAGCACCGAGTCCTACTTCACTGTGAGGTCCTACCCCTCCACCCTGAACAAGAAG ATAACACTACTGAAGTACTTCCGGAACTACATGAGCGAGCACCTGCTGAAGGCAGGGGCCAACATCACACCACGGGAGGGGGACGAGCTGGCCCGCCTGCCCTACCTCTGCACCTGGTTCCGGACCCGCAGCGCCATCGTCCTGCACCTCAGCAACGGCACCGTGCAGATCAACTTCTTCCAG GACCACACCAAGGTCATCCTGTGCCCTCTCATGGCTGCTGTCACGTACATAGATGAGAAGCGGGACTTCCGCACGTACAAGCTGAGCCTGATCGAGGAGCACGGCTGCTGCAAGGAGCTGGCCAGCCGGCTCCGCTACGCCCGCACCATGGTGGAGAAGCTCCTCAGCTCCAAGTCTGGCTCGGGCCGTGCGAAACCCTCTGCTTAG